A genomic stretch from Amphiura filiformis unplaced genomic scaffold, Afil_fr2py scaffold_30, whole genome shotgun sequence includes:
- the LOC140143873 gene encoding uncharacterized protein, translating to MEVNSFFTPIWLIVLASFAVASTTGATGNVFTYPKESLACKEYDGIILDCSYRKLTGVPTFNSNYTKTLDLNYNSLKTITDRPFRNLLSLRYLYLADNQISVINNDAFYGLSQLESLYLQNNVNYLHIIGAPFEQTPSLVQLDLSNNRIHDLSSTTFNGLWNLQTLDLSHNLIQTMPGGIFNHLQHLRLLDLSENFMKIIPSHAIASLHSLRTFDMNWSLITLPYFGQEFSTLHNLTEIMFAVSNDSVPTILTEDTFRHLGDTQLKHLVFVFPWNAVIDKEIFNPLKYISDLEITGTADSILALQSLNTELENLTLDDLSLTTINATTFIPMWNLKSLKILGKRYKLEQSLQRIEDASFQWFPSLKELSLKGNQLEYIDMNAFAGLNQLDKLDLSENSLATLPVAALTQIF from the coding sequence ATGGAAGTCAACAGTTTCTTTACACCAATTTGGCTCATTGTGTTGGCCAGTTTTGCTGTGGCTAGTACTACTGGTGCTACTGGTAATGTTTTCACATATCCTAAGGAAAGCTTAGCATGCAAGGAGTATGATGGCATTATCCTGGACTGCAGCTACAGAAAGCTTACAGGGGTACCAACATTTAATAGTAACTACACCAAAACACTTGATCTGAATTATAATTCCCTCAAAACCATCAccgataggccatttagaaatctGTTATCTTTGCGGTATCTTTACCTTGCGGACAACCAAATTTCTGTTATTAACAATGATGCATTCTATGGACTTTCTCAACTGGAATCACTTTACCTACAGAATAACGTCAACTATCTCCACATCATTGGCGCACCATTTGAGCAAACTCCATCCCTTGTGCAACTTGATCTCAGCAACAACAGAATCCACGATCTCTCCTCTACTACATTCAATGGTCTTTGGAATTTACAAACTTTAGATCTTTCACACAATTTGATCCAGACTATGCCCGGTGGTATTTTCAACCATCTGCAGCACTTGCGACTTTTGGACCTGAGcgaaaatttcatgaaaattatccCGAGCCATGCCATTGCGTCACTGCATTCACTGCGGACATTCGATATGAACTGGAGTTTGATAACACTCCCGTATTTCGGACAAGAATTCAGCACCTTGCACAACCTCACTGAAATAATGTTCGCAGTCTCCAACGATTCTGTCCCTACCATATTAACCGAGGACACATTTAGACACTTAGGTGATACACAATTGAAACATCTTGTTTTTGTGTTCCCATGGAATGCAGTGATTGATAAAGAGATATTCAACCCATTGAAATACATCAGTGACCTAGAAATAACCGGTACTGCGGACTCAATACTTGCATTGCAATCGCTGAATACCGAGCTAGAAAATTTAACTTTGGATGACTTAAGCTTAACTACTATCAATGCTACCACTTTTATTCCTATGTGGAACTTGAAATCCTTAAAGATCCTGGGAAAACGATACAAACTTGAGCAATCATTGCAGAGAATAGAAGATGCCTCGTTTCAATGGTTTCCGAGCTTAAAGGAACTGAGCTTGAAAGGAAACCAGTTGGAATACATAGACATGAATGCATTTGCTGGACTAAACCAGTTGGACAAACTTGATCTATCTGAAAACAGTTTGGCAACACTGCCTGTTGCTGCTCTCACGCAGATTTTCTGA